In the genome of Candida dubliniensis CD36 chromosome 3, complete sequence, the window AAACAGAAAatggaaaacaaaaaacaaaaagagtTTATGACCAAGAAGAAAGTATATAAATGTCCAAGcagttgatgaagatgaagaggaagatgaccaacaaaataaataaaaaaataagacaagaaatgaattaaaCTTAAgtgaacaacaaaaaagtaTCTCTTATCAATAAACCCAGCcaagaattaaattgaaaaagttgaGATCtcaaacaaagaaagaaactaGTAGGACAAAACGGCGACAACAATAGAGATTTTCTTTAGTAAAATTATCACagattatcaacaaaaacaataaacaagaTTTCACGctctaaaaaaaaaaaaaaaaaaaaaaaaaaatagaaatgaATTCAATAGATGAAAATCTTTGTTTAAAGTTACAGCTAGTCGTTTGAGTGTGTTGCACTACTTggatattaatattaacGATGgcatattattatttgattgtcATCTCATTGAAATGTgagaacaacaagaaataattataattattattattgcgTACAATAACAGACCAAGAAAATGGTGATGGCTATTTTAGTTTAAATTTGTGTTGGGTTTGTTTTTTGCGTGTGCGCGTATTAGTCGattgtttttgttatcATCCTATATGTCTACAGTATATGTGAAGTCTAATAGATGTTGACTGATATTGTTGAACAAAAATCTGAAAGAGTTTAAGATCAGATCCAAAGTGGATTtatgtatgtatatgtACAAAATGGAGTTAGCGGCGCAGTGCCTAGGGaccaaaaataatactaaCCAATGTGGGAAAAAGGTAACACAATAGAAAACTACTTTAGCCCGTTTAATCACTCTTTCAATTCTCACCCACTTCTTCCGTTGATTCGTATACTCTCCTCacatattgttgttgttgttgatgttgatgttatgtcatattgaattttatgATCATACTTTTCTTgcgaaaacaaaataacaaaGTTTTATAAAAACGCATAAAACCAGAAATAATCATGCAAAAAATAGTCATTCAAAAACACACTTGAATTACTTTAAAAgtctaatttttcaactctTTTGTTTGGTCAATGTATTAATGTTGGTGTCGCTGATTTTGTCAGTGTCACGTGATTTGTTGTATTTTATTGCTTTTATTATTTCGTATGTTATAaaattcttgataatttgatcTTTTTAATCAAGAATAAAAGCAACTTTTACACGTGTACTTAATTTAGGTTACGCCTAATAAAAGGTATCTCATAGAAGATGTTCATTAAactcttttcttttttctgttttgcTGTCTTTATATTCTTGTAGGGAATGCCAACGTCGCAGACAAAAAACTTCCATAATCAATGTTCTGGATCTAGAAATCTACAAATTGTGTATCCAAAAACAAACtcacaaaaaaaaggccAAAGTTACATCTTGCTACACATTTCAAAAACGAATGTAAACACATTCACTTATTAATGGAACAGTTTAGATACTTGTTGCACGTGAAACAGAATTTGATTggaaatttcttctttttttggttatAAATTTGGCAGCAAAATGTTATCAATTACAACACAGTGTTAAAATGCAAACTCCATACACAAAATACATAATTACAGTCTTATATTTGGCAACTATATCCGTAAACAACGTAACTTATAATTTACATGGAGTAAGTTTTTACAATAGACGATAATTATAAACGCATcgaattcattaatttaaaCAGATATAAAGACTAAATAAgtaaacaaagaaaaatggtTTAAAACCAATAGCATGCAACTCACGAAAGTTTTGACATGTCTAATGACCTCCCAATTGAACTTTTTTTCGTAGgttcatttttttgaacATCTTCTTCTAAAACAGATTGCACTGAAGATAAAGTGTCTTGACTATGAGACAATTTATCTCTAATTCTTTCTGAAAGTGATTGCTTCTCCTTGATATCATAtttttgttgctgttgttgttgtagcTGTTGTGGTAAGGAGCTATCATGTGATCTACTGGCAATCTTGTGCAAATTGGTAAATGAATGACGTCTGGAAGACATGGCACTAGAAAGATTAGAATGAACTTGACTATTCAAGTACGATTCATTTCTCGATACCTCATCGGATCTCAATTCTAATtcaccaaaatcaaaatatccATAACCTCCcatcaattcaaattttgaatcgTCTtcgtcgtcatcatcatcatcatcatcatcatcattagcATTGTTTTGCAAAGCCTTCTCTTCTGATCTCTTGTTATGACCAGTGCGGGCAGTTTCAAGAGCAAtgttatcaattgaaatttcacTTTTACCAATAGTCAAGGGGATAGGATGTTTCATTGTGGGGACATCCAAAGAAACATTACTCAATTCATGTTCAATTCTTAATCTTTGAAGCtcattttttctttgttcaGAATCACTTATTGATAGTAAGAAGTTACTACTGGCACGCAAGCGAATTTTTATGTCATGAACCACTCGATGGAAAGTATCCAAATACCTTGCTGTCTGTCTATGTTTAGAGCAAACGGTAATCAAAACTTTATCACGATGGATAATATATCCAATACCAAACCCTTGATCAATAGCTGGGGTTATTCCAAATAATCGTAATGCCGGATTGCCACAATTTGAAACTAATAATTCTGGACTCAgcaatttatcaattgatggatttaataataatggtaaattGATTCCATCTTGACATAAATCTTCTGGGATTGGTGGTAAATGAgtattaatttgatttaaacGAGCTATtacttttggttttttaaCCACTTGGACAATTGTCATCAAATGTCTTTCGAACCCTTTCCCCATCATGGCATCATGATATTGTGTTTTATGCAATGTACaacattttttaaatacCTCAAACTTCTCCAGTGTACTAGCATTGGTAATATAGAGTTTGACCAAATTGGCAAGCGATTGATTTTGAACGGCAACTAATTCAGTCCTTGCATCACGAAACTTTCTGGTAGTGATTGGTTCCAATGTATTAACGATTCGACCATACAAGGAGTAATAAgcaatttgaaaacaaatttgCATGATGGAATCGACCGAAAGattaaatttgtttgtCAAATATGAATCAAGTTTGATGGTATGAGTCATATACTCGTGTTGATCAAGCAAATCGGCCAACCTGGTTTCGGAAAGATGAATGACATGTTGTAATGCCTTGGTCTtgttaaattcaattagtCTTGGTTCAGGTTTAGTCACACCATCACCGTCTTTACCCATTGAGGCAAACGTAATGTTTGGATCAAACAAAGTATATTCAGAACCATTAATGTTCTTTGCCATTTTCAATACCGAGTCAGTATAAATATCACTGATAAACCGTAAAATTGCTGTACTATCCATGGTCATTGATTCCCAAACGATCCCAGCAACAGAGTTTTTCGTTACAACTATTTGTAATTTATCATACCAACGTGATGTACAAGTACCAACTTGCACATTATCCAGGGATAAAACCGAAGTACCATGAGATATAACCTGAGTCTTTTCACCATCAGTGACGGGAGTATTTGAGTCCAAAATCAACACAAACAAggcatcatcaattaatttcaagTTCTCGCTATTTGATTGTTCTAACTCCAATCGAGCAAACTTCCAATACTTCAAAGTCTGGGTAGTGATTGACCCAATGGAGTTTCTGATTGAGTTCACGGCATCAActttatttgattcatcGATTATTTGCTGCAAAATTTTCGAGAGTTCTGAATCATTGAACCAAATTTTATGCTTCGAATTAGTTTCTTGGTACTCATTTTCGTCAAACTCAGTGAGCACCTCAAGAGTGtagaattgattatttgaaatgaTTAGAATGTGTCTTGAATCGTTGATgtgttgatattttttaattctaataTCAAAACCATGATCGTCTTGCTCAGGTTCTCTTGTTGTACCAAACAAATCCATATAACATTTCATCGTTAATGGGTTGCCATTTTTCGGAGTCACATCAGGTTTCAAAGTTTCATTTCTCAATGTGATGGCAAACTTCAAACTGGAGTTGACCAAGTTTGCCGCACGTTGGGCTTGGTTAGGAGGATTGATGGTTTTCGAATAGGGGTCTTCTTCCAAAACAAGGTAAGGGTTTCTTGGTAATATATCACCTCGAATCTCTCCGTATATTGATGGagttttatcatcattaacaaAGTTCAAATAGTTGTTGtagttttcattttcagaAATGGCAACAAGATGTTTCTGAATTAGattaattatatcattTCCAACAAACTCTGTTGCCTCATCAACAACCGTGGCATACTCATTTTGCGGTAATAATGGTTTCAATGAAGCCAATAATTGTTGTGTAGTAGAAACTAACAGGGGTACTGGTAATTTAGGTAA includes:
- a CDS encoding carnitine acetyltransferase, putative (Similar to S. cerevisiae YAT2), coding for MTQDQYFTFENEASLPKLPVPSLVSTTQQLLASLKPLLPQNEYATVVDEATEFVGNDIINLIQKHLVAISENENYNNYLNFVNDDKTPSIYGEIRGDILPRNPYLVLEEDPYSKTINPPNQAQRAANLVNSSLKFAITLRNETLKPDVTPKNGNPLTMKCYMDLFGTTREPEQDDHGFDIRIKKYQHINDSRHILIISNNQFYTLEVLTEFDENEYQETNSKHKIWFNDSELSKILQQIIDESNKVDAVNSIRNSIGSITTQTLKYWKFARLELEQSNSENLKLIDDALFVLILDSNTPVTDGEKTQVISHGTSVLSSDNVQVGTCTSRWYDKLQIVVTKNSVAGIVWESMTMDSTAILRFISDIYTDSVLKMAKNINGSEYTLFDPNITFASMGKDGDGVTKPEPRLIEFNKTKALQHVIHLSETRLADLLDQHEYMTHTIKLDSYLTNKFNLSVDSIMQICFQIAYYSLYGRIVNTLEPITTRKFRDARTELVAVQNQSLANLVKLYITNASTSEKFEVFKKCCTLHKTQYHDAMMGKGFERHLMTIVQVVKKPKVIARLNQINTHLPPIPEDLCQDGINLPLLLNPSIDKLSSPELLVSNCGNPALRLFGITPAIDQGFGIGYIIHRDKVLITVCSKHRQTARYLDTFHRVVHDIKIRLRASSNFLLSISDSEQRKNELQRLRIEHELSNVSLDVPTMKHPIPLTIGKSEISIDNIALETARTGHNKRSEEKALQNNANDDDDDDDDDDEDDSKFELMGGYGYFDFGELELRSDEVSRNESYLNSQVHSNLSSAMSSRRHSFTNLHKIASRSHDSSLPQQLQQQQQQKYDIKEKQSLSERIRDKLSHSQDTLSSVQSVLEEDVQKNEPTKKSSIGRSLDMSKLS